Proteins from one Ranitomeya variabilis isolate aRanVar5 chromosome 1, aRanVar5.hap1, whole genome shotgun sequence genomic window:
- the LOC143804976 gene encoding uncharacterized protein LOC143804976: protein MFQDSYYAQLQGTAMGANVAPPYANAYMAAFENDFVYEHPLFTSHCRVWRRYIDDIFCVWDGPLESLIIFDQHINSIWPELGFTLQHDNSKISFLDTLIYKERDGRLSIDLYTKPTDRNGLLYFTSCHPPSIKNSIPKSQFHRVERIVSDDKIKKTRLGEMEQKFSNRGYPQHILTEAQRNTSVVRPKDNRKRIPFVSTFHPFSNMVQSTIRRHWSILTKSYPGIPEFGAPFMPCYKRARNLRDRLVKADIGSNIRVPKQLFLQTQKQGTFPCLSCQQCSNVQRGPSVSHPQTGKAIPIKGFFTCESTHVIYIIKCPCGLAYVGETTQPIRDRVAQHKSTIRCNKTHLPLPYHFSKQNHNISQLRFQVLEQVDTPRRGQSRVSLLLKREAYWIYSLQTLEPKGLNRDYDVSAFL from the coding sequence ATGTTCCAAGATTCATATTATGCCCAGctacagggtactgcaatgggcgcgaacgtagcgcccccttACGCCAATGCATACATGGCAGCCTTTGAAAATGACTTTGTGTATGAACATCCTCTATTCACCTCCCACTGTAGGGTATggcgcagatacatcgacgacattttctgcGTGTGGGACGGTCCTCTTGAGTCGTTAATAATCTTTGATCAACACATCAATAGTATCTGGCCCGAACTCGGTTTCACTTTACAACATGACAACTCTAAAATTAGCTTTCTAGATACCCTTATCTACAAGGAAAGGGACGGCCGCCTTTCTATTGATTTATACACCAAGCCAACGGACCGTAACGGCCTCCTGTActtcaccagttgccatccacctTCCATAAAAAATTCCATCCCGAAGTCCCAATTCCACAGGGTTGAAAGGATTGTCTCAGATGACAAGATCAAGAAAACTAGACTAGGTgagatggaacaaaaattctcCAATCGGGGGTATCCACAACACATCCTCACAGAGGCCCAACGTAATACCTCAGTGGTTAGACCCAAAGATAACCGCAAGAGAATCCCTTTTGTCTCCACATTTCATCCCTTCTCCAATATGGTtcagtctaccatcaggagacactggagtATCCTGACAAAAAGCTATCCTGGTATTCCAGAATTTGGAGCACCTTTCATGCCCTGCTACAAACGAGCTAGAAATCTTAGGGATAGGCTGGTCAAAGCGGACATTGGCTCTAACATCAGGGTGCCCAAACAATTGTTCTTACAAACCCAGAAACAAGGTACATTCCCGTGCCTTAGTTGCCAACAATGTAGCAATGTCCAGAGGGGTCCGTCAGTTTCTCACCCCCAGACGGGCAAGGCCATTCCCATAAAAGGTTTCTTTACCTGCGAATCCACACATGTGATATAtatcatcaaatgcccctgtgggttggcatatgtgggtgaaaccacacagccaattAGAGACAGAGTGGCTCAACACAAATCTACAATCCGTTGCAACAAGACACATCTACCCCTCCCCTACCATTTTTCTAAACAAAATCACAATATCTCGCAGCTCCGTTTTCAAGTCCTGGAACAGGTAGATactccaagaaggggccaaagccgcgttagtttacttctcaaaagggaggcttactggatttactccctgcagaccttagaaccaaagggactcaatagagactacgacgtCTCGGCATTTTTGTAA
- the LOC143768318 gene encoding uncharacterized protein LOC143768318: protein MLSRSNDSHSLLSSKELGLSQYSDTGHRVSTNQHDAPGRIPGIKDKESGTTTAAQIGGRKEKEVQVPTGYRRLPTEPGLSMARYSAFHQATQLKKLFWIHRQQTRYLKLCFFFREQPRSQKRKTRRGGQCHRGLQRPDDNTLTEPLNAPLARNTAHDSSLCVALHLLVEVGPLPHSVEQDSQRTLIQAGSTFFCLLRCMLLSIFVCRPSFCLV from the exons ATGCTCAGCCGATCTAATGACTCTCACTCTCTCCTATCTTCAAAAGAACTTGGACTCAGTCAATACTCAGATACAGGCCATCGAGTCTCAACTAACCAGCACGATGCCCCAGGAAGAATTCCAGGAATTAAAGATAAAGAATCAGGAACAACTACGGCAGCACAGATTGGAGGTCGAAAAGAGAAAGAGGTCCAAGTTCCTACGGGATACCGAAGACTACCTACAGAACCGGGTCTATCAATGGCGAGATATTCGGCCTTCCACCAGGCGACACAGCTCAAGAAGCTCTTCTGGATCCACCGACAGCAGACCCGGTACCTCAAGctctgcttcttttttagggaGCAGCCGAGGTCGCagaagaggaagacgaggcggggcGGCCAGTGCCACCGGGGACTCCAGAGACCAGATGACAACACGCTCACAG AACCGTTAAACGCACCTCTCGCACGTAacactgcacacg ATAGCTCACTGTGCGTAGCCCTACACCTACTAGTGGAGGTTggtccacttccc cactctGTTGAACAGGACTCACAACGCACGCTGATTCAGGCCGGATCCACCTTTTTCTGCCTTCTGCGCTGCATGCTACTATCGATATTTGTATGCAGACCGTcattttgtttagtataa